From the Perognathus longimembris pacificus isolate PPM17 chromosome 9, ASM2315922v1, whole genome shotgun sequence genome, one window contains:
- the LOC125357214 gene encoding heterogeneous nuclear ribonucleoprotein A3-like isoform X2, with protein MEGHDPKEPEQLRKLFIGGQSFETTDDSLREHLEKWGTLTDCVVMRDPQTKRSRGFGFVTYSCVEEVDAAMYARPHKVDEPVVEPKRAVSREDSVKPGAHLTVKKIFVGGIKEDTEEYNLRDYFEKYGKIETIEVIEDRQSGKKRGFAFVTFDDHDTVDKIVVQKYHTINWHNCEVKKALSKQEMQSAGSQRGRGGGSGNFMGRGGIFGGGGGNFGRGGNFGGRGGYGGGGGGSRGSYGGGDGGYNGFGGDGGNYGRGPGYSSRGGCGGGGPGYGNHGGGGGGYDGYNEGGNFGGGNYGGGGNYNDFGNYSGQQQSNYGPMKGGSFGGRSSGSPYGGGYGSGGGSSGYGSGSF; from the exons ATGGAG GGCCATGATCCAAAGGAACCAGAGCAGCTGCGGAAGCTGTTTATTGGTGGTCAGAGCTTTGAAACTACAGATGATAGTTTAAGAGAACATCTTGAGAAATGGGGCACACTCACAGATTGTGTGGTAATGAGAGATCCTCAGACAAAACGTTCCAGGGGCTTTGGTTTTGTGACTTACTCTTGTGTTGAAGAGGTGGATGCAGCCATGTATGCTAGACCCCACAAGGTTGATGAACCTGTTGTAGAACCAAAGAGAGCAGTTTCTAGAGAGGATTCTGTGAAGCCAGGAGCCCATCTAACAGTGAAGaaaatttttgttggtggtattaAAGAAGATACAGAAGAATATAATTTGAGAGACTACTTTGAAAAATACGGCAAGATTGAAACCATAGAAGTAATAGAAGACaggcagagtggaaaaaagagagGATTTGCTTTTGTAACTTTTGATGATCATGATACAGTTGATAAAATTGTTGTTCAGAAATACCACACTATTAATTGGCATAATTGTGAAGTGAAAAAGGCCCTTTCTAAACAAGAGATGCAGTCTGCTGGATCACAAAGAGGTCGTGGAGGTGGATCTGGCAACTTTATGGGTCGTGGAGGAATCTTTGGAGGTGGTGGAGGTAATTTTGGACGTGGTGGAAACTTTGGTGGAAGAGGAGGctatggtggtggaggtggtggcagCAGAGGTAGCTATGGAGGAGGTGATGGTGGATACAATGGATTTGGAGGTGATGGTGGCAACTATGGCCGTGGTCCTGGTTATAGTAGTAGAGgaggttgtggtggtggtggaccAGGTTATGGAAAccatggtggtggaggaggaggttaTGATGGTTACAATGAAGGAGGAAATTTTGGTGGCGGTAACTACGGTGGTGGTGGAAACTATAATGATTTTGGAAATTACAGTGGACAACAGCAGTCAAATTATGGACCCATGAAGGGGGGTAGTTTTGGTGGAAGAAGCTCTGGCAGTCCATATGGTGGTGGTTATGGATCTGGTGGTGGAAGTAGTGGATATGGTAGCGGAAGTTTTTAA
- the LOC125357214 gene encoding heterogeneous nuclear ribonucleoprotein A3-like isoform X1, translating to MEVKPPPGRPQPDSGRRRRRRGEEGHDPKEPEQLRKLFIGGQSFETTDDSLREHLEKWGTLTDCVVMRDPQTKRSRGFGFVTYSCVEEVDAAMYARPHKVDEPVVEPKRAVSREDSVKPGAHLTVKKIFVGGIKEDTEEYNLRDYFEKYGKIETIEVIEDRQSGKKRGFAFVTFDDHDTVDKIVVQKYHTINWHNCEVKKALSKQEMQSAGSQRGRGGGSGNFMGRGGIFGGGGGNFGRGGNFGGRGGYGGGGGGSRGSYGGGDGGYNGFGGDGGNYGRGPGYSSRGGCGGGGPGYGNHGGGGGGYDGYNEGGNFGGGNYGGGGNYNDFGNYSGQQQSNYGPMKGGSFGGRSSGSPYGGGYGSGGGSSGYGSGSF from the coding sequence ATGGAGGTAAAACCGCCGCCCGGTCGCCCCCAGCCCGACTCCGGCCGTCGCCGCCGTCGCCGGGGGGAGGAGGGCCATGATCCAAAGGAACCAGAGCAGCTGCGGAAGCTGTTTATTGGTGGTCAGAGCTTTGAAACTACAGATGATAGTTTAAGAGAACATCTTGAGAAATGGGGCACACTCACAGATTGTGTGGTAATGAGAGATCCTCAGACAAAACGTTCCAGGGGCTTTGGTTTTGTGACTTACTCTTGTGTTGAAGAGGTGGATGCAGCCATGTATGCTAGACCCCACAAGGTTGATGAACCTGTTGTAGAACCAAAGAGAGCAGTTTCTAGAGAGGATTCTGTGAAGCCAGGAGCCCATCTAACAGTGAAGaaaatttttgttggtggtattaAAGAAGATACAGAAGAATATAATTTGAGAGACTACTTTGAAAAATACGGCAAGATTGAAACCATAGAAGTAATAGAAGACaggcagagtggaaaaaagagagGATTTGCTTTTGTAACTTTTGATGATCATGATACAGTTGATAAAATTGTTGTTCAGAAATACCACACTATTAATTGGCATAATTGTGAAGTGAAAAAGGCCCTTTCTAAACAAGAGATGCAGTCTGCTGGATCACAAAGAGGTCGTGGAGGTGGATCTGGCAACTTTATGGGTCGTGGAGGAATCTTTGGAGGTGGTGGAGGTAATTTTGGACGTGGTGGAAACTTTGGTGGAAGAGGAGGctatggtggtggaggtggtggcagCAGAGGTAGCTATGGAGGAGGTGATGGTGGATACAATGGATTTGGAGGTGATGGTGGCAACTATGGCCGTGGTCCTGGTTATAGTAGTAGAGgaggttgtggtggtggtggaccAGGTTATGGAAAccatggtggtggaggaggaggttaTGATGGTTACAATGAAGGAGGAAATTTTGGTGGCGGTAACTACGGTGGTGGTGGAAACTATAATGATTTTGGAAATTACAGTGGACAACAGCAGTCAAATTATGGACCCATGAAGGGGGGTAGTTTTGGTGGAAGAAGCTCTGGCAGTCCATATGGTGGTGGTTATGGATCTGGTGGTGGAAGTAGTGGATATGGTAGCGGAAGTTTTTAA